A single region of the Geobacillus subterraneus genome encodes:
- a CDS encoding macro domain-containing protein — MIILKQGNLLEDEAEALVNTVNCVGVMGKGIALQFKQAYPEMFSEYEKACRRKEVQPGKMHVVSTKSLLNPKYIINFPTKRHWKNKSRMEDIELGLADLIKVVKELNIKSIALPPLGCGNGGLRWDEVRPKIEAAFKHLKEVEVHLYEPAGSPNPDQIKIRTKPPKMTRSRALLLMLMNDYSIPGYKLSLLEVQKLAYFLQVVGEPMRLRFEKGKYGPYADNLNHVLLRLDGHFIRGFGDRNRDAEIYLLPNAVQEAEQYLQGDSEADEHLEKVRNVIQGFETPYGLELLSTVHWVVKENPDIKDDVRSIIEEIHNWNERKRKIFKEKHITKAWQHLKGIGMLN; from the coding sequence ATGATCATCCTAAAACAAGGTAACCTCTTAGAAGATGAAGCAGAAGCTTTAGTGAATACAGTAAATTGTGTCGGTGTGATGGGGAAAGGAATCGCACTGCAATTTAAGCAAGCTTATCCGGAAATGTTTTCAGAGTATGAAAAGGCTTGCCGCCGCAAGGAAGTGCAACCAGGCAAAATGCATGTCGTTTCCACTAAATCGTTGTTGAACCCAAAATATATTATTAATTTTCCTACAAAACGCCATTGGAAAAATAAATCCCGGATGGAAGATATTGAACTAGGGTTGGCGGATTTGATAAAGGTGGTTAAGGAGCTTAATATAAAATCGATTGCGCTTCCGCCGCTTGGCTGTGGAAATGGCGGGCTTAGATGGGATGAAGTACGTCCTAAAATTGAAGCGGCTTTTAAGCATTTAAAAGAGGTGGAAGTGCATTTGTATGAGCCTGCAGGGAGCCCTAACCCTGATCAAATCAAAATACGTACAAAACCTCCAAAGATGACAAGATCTCGAGCGTTATTGCTAATGTTAATGAATGATTATTCCATTCCGGGGTATAAGTTGTCATTGCTGGAAGTTCAGAAGTTGGCTTATTTTCTTCAGGTTGTCGGCGAACCAATGAGATTGCGATTTGAGAAAGGGAAATACGGTCCGTATGCGGACAACTTAAATCATGTGCTACTGCGTTTGGACGGTCATTTTATTCGAGGTTTTGGAGACCGCAATCGGGATGCGGAAATTTATTTGCTACCGAATGCGGTACAAGAAGCTGAACAGTATTTGCAGGGTGATTCCGAAGCTGATGAACATTTAGAAAAAGTGCGGAATGTCATTCAAGGGTTTGAAACTCCATATGGGCTGGAATTGCTTTCGACCGTACATTGGGTTGTGAAAGAAAATCCGGATATAAAAGACGATGTTCGTTCCATTATTGAAGAAATTCACAACTGGAACGAACGAAAGCGGAAGATATTTAAAGAAAAGCATATTACAAAAGCTTGGCAACATTTGAAGGGAATAGGGATGCTTAATTAA
- the rfbB gene encoding dTDP-glucose 4,6-dehydratase, which translates to MNLLVTGGAGFIGSNFVHYMLNKYPEYKIVNYDLLTYAGNLENLKDIQENPQYVFIKGDIRNYQLVDYIVKFHHIDVIVNFAAESHVDRSISDPNIFVKTNVLGTQVLLDVAKANNIQKYVQISTDEVYGSLGDTGYFTEETPLAPNSPYSASKASADLLVRAYRETYGLNVNITRCSNNYGPYHFPEKLIPLIITNALEGKELPIYGDGQHIRDWLHVEDHCTAIDLVIHKGKPGEVYNIGGHNERTNDEIVHLIVEKLGVSKSLIKYVSDRPGHDRRYAIDPTKIMTELGWKPQYTFDKGIEETIQWYINNKDWWKRIKSGEYMAYYQKQYGERE; encoded by the coding sequence ATGAATCTTTTAGTAACTGGCGGAGCAGGTTTTATCGGTAGCAATTTTGTGCATTATATGTTGAATAAATATCCTGAATATAAAATCGTTAATTACGACTTGTTAACTTATGCTGGTAATTTGGAAAATTTGAAAGATATTCAAGAAAATCCACAGTATGTCTTTATTAAAGGTGATATTAGAAACTATCAACTCGTTGATTATATTGTAAAGTTTCATCATATTGATGTGATTGTTAATTTCGCTGCTGAATCGCATGTGGATCGCAGTATTTCTGACCCAAATATTTTTGTTAAAACAAATGTATTGGGGACTCAGGTATTGTTGGATGTCGCGAAGGCGAACAATATCCAAAAATATGTTCAAATTTCTACCGATGAAGTGTATGGCAGTTTAGGAGATACAGGGTATTTTACCGAAGAAACGCCGCTTGCTCCAAACAGCCCTTACTCAGCAAGTAAGGCTAGTGCAGATTTGCTTGTAAGGGCATATCGTGAAACATATGGATTAAATGTGAATATTACACGTTGCTCGAATAACTATGGACCATACCATTTTCCTGAAAAGCTAATCCCTTTAATCATAACAAACGCATTAGAAGGAAAAGAGCTTCCTATTTACGGTGATGGTCAACATATTCGTGATTGGCTTCATGTTGAAGACCACTGTACCGCTATTGATTTAGTTATTCATAAAGGAAAGCCCGGAGAAGTATATAATATCGGCGGGCATAATGAGCGGACAAATGACGAAATAGTCCATTTAATTGTTGAAAAACTTGGGGTTTCAAAGTCGTTAATTAAATATGTAAGCGATCGCCCAGGGCATGACCGTCGCTATGCAATCGATCCTACAAAAATTATGACAGAACTCGGATGGAAACCACAATATACGTTTGACAAGGGAATTGAGGAAACGATTCAATGGTATATCAATAATAAAGATTGGTGGAAACGCATTAAGTCCGGAGAGTACATGGCTTATTATCAAAAGCAATATGGTGAAAGAGAATGA
- a CDS encoding sugar phosphate nucleotidyltransferase gives MKGIILAGGTGSRLYPLTKVTNKHLLPVGKYPMIYHAIYKLKEANITDILIVTGREHMGDVVNLLGSGSEFDVEFTYKVQDQAGGIAQALGLCEAFVGNDLMTVILGDNVFSDSIVPYVENFKKQAAGAKILIKEVEDPERFGVPELEGNRIKSIEEKPKNPKSRYAVTGIYMYDAKVFDIIKTLKPSARGELEITDVNNAYIERNELTYDILDGWWTDAGTHASYLRANELAKDVDFGSLFNKNMKIIEG, from the coding sequence ATGAAAGGCATCATCCTCGCAGGTGGGACAGGCTCCCGCCTTTATCCTCTTACTAAAGTAACGAATAAACATTTGTTGCCAGTCGGCAAATATCCGATGATTTACCATGCAATTTATAAACTGAAAGAGGCTAATATTACTGACATTTTAATTGTGACTGGTCGTGAACATATGGGGGATGTTGTGAATCTTTTAGGCAGTGGTTCTGAATTTGATGTTGAGTTTACATATAAAGTACAGGATCAAGCGGGTGGAATTGCGCAAGCATTAGGTTTATGTGAAGCGTTTGTTGGTAATGATTTAATGACGGTTATTTTAGGGGATAATGTATTTTCTGACAGCATTGTTCCTTATGTTGAAAACTTTAAAAAACAGGCAGCAGGAGCGAAAATTTTAATTAAAGAAGTTGAGGACCCTGAACGATTTGGCGTTCCTGAACTCGAAGGTAATCGAATTAAGAGTATTGAAGAAAAGCCAAAGAATCCGAAAAGCCGTTATGCGGTTACAGGAATTTATATGTATGACGCTAAGGTATTTGACATTATTAAAACGTTAAAGCCGTCCGCACGAGGAGAGTTAGAAATTACGGATGTGAATAATGCTTACATTGAACGAAATGAACTGACGTATGATATTTTGGACGGATGGTGGACGGATGCCGGTACGCATGCATCCTATTTGCGGGCCAATGAACTTGCTAAAGATGTCGATTTCGGTAGCTTGTTTAATAAGAATATGAAAATAATTGAAGGATGA
- a CDS encoding DUF4433 domain-containing protein: MIYKKWLYHITHYSNLPSILCHGGLVANNVAKVKSVSYVNIAHTRIQDRRLTTLVPLPPYGTLHYYVPFYFAPRSPMLYAINKGRVDGYTKGQDEIIYLVSRTDVIHHRGLGYVFTDGHAIMKFTDFYNDLKNLDKIDWNVMHSQFWFETEEDPDRERRRQAEFLVYQFVPIDMILGIGVKNDKMKQKVEEIMYQCHCHKPIAVRPHWYY; encoded by the coding sequence ATGATTTATAAAAAATGGCTCTACCATATCACCCACTATAGCAACCTTCCATCGATCCTTTGTCACGGTGGATTAGTGGCAAATAACGTGGCGAAGGTGAAAAGTGTATCGTATGTCAATATTGCGCATACACGTATACAAGATAGAAGGTTAACCACATTGGTTCCGCTTCCTCCTTATGGCACCTTGCATTATTATGTTCCTTTTTACTTTGCACCTAGGTCACCGATGTTATATGCTATTAACAAAGGACGTGTAGACGGGTACACAAAAGGACAAGATGAGATTATTTATCTTGTGTCTAGGACAGATGTGATCCATCATAGAGGATTAGGTTATGTGTTTACGGATGGGCATGCCATTATGAAATTTACTGATTTTTATAACGATTTAAAGAATTTGGACAAAATCGACTGGAACGTCATGCACTCTCAATTTTGGTTTGAAACGGAAGAGGACCCCGATCGGGAAAGAAGAAGGCAAGCGGAGTTTTTAGTGTATCAATTTGTTCCTATTGATATGATTTTAGGCATCGGGGTTAAAAATGATAAAATGAAGCAAAAAGTTGAAGAGATTATGTACCAATGTCATTGCCATAAACCGATAGCTGTCCGGCCGCATTGGTACTACTGA
- the rfbD gene encoding dTDP-4-dehydrorhamnose reductase, protein MSKQKILVTGAKGQLGTEMVKLLKDMEYEVYGYGRAELDITDFQQVKSVIDHIHPNVVIHTAAYTKVDAAESKPDQAFLVNAYGTRNIVVASEHIGAKLVYISTDYVFDGTANVPYNEFAVTNPISVYGRSKLAGEHFVRDFHSKFFIIRTSWVYGKHGNNFVKTMLKLAQEQKELFVVDDQIGCPTYAVDLASCIFQLIQTEKYGVYHISNSGHCSWYEFAKAIFEEANVNIVVNPCKTKDYPRPAQRPPYSVLDHMALRLNGFKELRHWREALKEFIKVYGMKP, encoded by the coding sequence ATGAGTAAACAAAAAATATTAGTTACTGGTGCGAAAGGGCAATTAGGCACAGAAATGGTCAAATTGTTAAAAGACATGGAATATGAAGTATATGGATATGGACGAGCAGAACTCGATATAACGGATTTTCAGCAAGTGAAAAGTGTTATTGACCATATCCATCCTAATGTTGTTATTCACACTGCTGCCTATACAAAGGTAGATGCAGCAGAGTCCAAACCAGATCAAGCATTTTTAGTGAATGCATACGGAACAAGAAACATAGTCGTAGCGTCAGAACATATAGGTGCTAAGTTGGTTTATATAAGTACCGATTATGTGTTTGACGGCACCGCAAACGTACCTTATAACGAGTTTGCTGTTACGAATCCGATAAGCGTATATGGAAGAAGTAAACTAGCTGGTGAACATTTTGTAAGAGACTTTCACTCTAAATTTTTTATTATTCGAACATCGTGGGTTTACGGGAAACATGGAAATAATTTTGTGAAAACAATGTTAAAACTTGCACAAGAACAAAAAGAATTGTTTGTCGTTGATGATCAAATTGGATGTCCAACTTATGCAGTTGATTTAGCTAGCTGCATTTTTCAACTTATTCAGACTGAAAAATATGGAGTCTACCATATTTCTAATTCAGGCCATTGCTCTTGGTATGAATTTGCCAAAGCCATTTTCGAAGAGGCTAATGTTAATATAGTAGTTAATCCATGTAAAACAAAAGATTATCCAAGACCTGCTCAACGCCCTCCGTATTCTGTATTAGATCATATGGCTCTACGATTAAATGGCTTTAAGGAATTAAGGCATTGGCGAGAGGCGTTAAAGGAATTTATTAAAGTTTATGGGATGAAACCTTGA
- the rfbC gene encoding dTDP-4-dehydrorhamnose 3,5-epimerase: MRIIQTELDGAIIFEPIVHKDERGFFMESYNEQTFRQLGFDLRFVQDNHSLSVKAGTIRGLHYQLNPKAQTKLVRVTRGAIYDVIVDIRKGSPTFGKWQGFILSADNKRQLLVPKGFAHGFCTLVENTEVQYKVDEYYSPEHDRGILWNDPALGIDWPVTDPILSEKDANHPLLADAEINFVWERTL, from the coding sequence ATGAGGATTATTCAAACCGAATTGGATGGAGCGATTATATTTGAGCCTATCGTACATAAAGATGAGCGTGGTTTTTTTATGGAAAGTTATAATGAACAAACATTTCGTCAATTAGGTTTCGATCTCCGATTTGTGCAAGATAACCATTCTCTTTCCGTAAAAGCGGGAACGATTCGTGGATTGCACTATCAACTAAATCCAAAAGCCCAAACAAAACTTGTTCGTGTTACCCGCGGTGCGATTTATGATGTGATCGTTGATATTCGGAAAGGTTCACCGACGTTTGGAAAATGGCAAGGCTTTATTTTGAGTGCGGACAATAAACGACAATTGTTAGTTCCTAAAGGATTCGCACACGGTTTTTGTACATTGGTAGAGAACACAGAAGTTCAATATAAAGTCGACGAATATTATTCACCTGAGCATGATCGGGGAATTCTTTGGAATGATCCGGCGTTAGGGATTGATTGGCCAGTAACTGATCCTATTCTTTCGGAAAAAGATGCAAATCATCCATTGTTAGCGGATGCAGAAATTAATTTTGTGTGGGAGAGAACTCTATGA